The Alkalilimnicola sp. S0819 genome includes a window with the following:
- the map gene encoding type I methionyl aminopeptidase, producing the protein MSVTIKTPEEIEKMRVAGRQAAQVLDMIGEHVQPGVTTEELDRICHAYIVDELGAIPAPLNYRGFPKSICTSVNHVVCHGIPGGKRLKKGDIINIDVTVIQDGYHGDTSRMFYVGEPSIQARRLCETAKEAMHIGIEQVRAGVQLGDIGHAIQQYVESRNFSVVREYCGHGIGREFHEDPQVLHYGRPGTGFTLEAGMTITIEPMINAGRRETKLLKDQWTVVTKDHSLSAQWEHTLLVTETGYEIFTLSPRDA; encoded by the coding sequence ATGTCCGTCACCATCAAGACCCCGGAAGAGATAGAGAAAATGCGCGTCGCCGGACGCCAGGCCGCCCAGGTGCTCGACATGATCGGCGAACACGTGCAGCCGGGGGTTACCACCGAGGAACTGGACCGGATCTGCCACGCGTACATCGTCGACGAACTGGGGGCCATCCCCGCGCCGCTCAACTACCGTGGCTTTCCCAAGTCCATCTGCACGTCGGTGAACCACGTCGTCTGTCATGGCATTCCCGGCGGCAAGCGCCTGAAGAAAGGCGACATCATCAATATCGACGTCACCGTCATCCAGGACGGCTACCACGGCGATACCAGCCGCATGTTCTATGTGGGCGAGCCCTCCATCCAGGCTCGGCGCCTGTGCGAGACCGCGAAGGAGGCCATGCACATCGGCATAGAGCAGGTGCGTGCCGGGGTGCAGCTGGGCGATATCGGCCACGCCATTCAGCAATACGTCGAGAGCCGCAATTTCTCGGTGGTGCGCGAGTACTGCGGCCACGGCATAGGCCGCGAGTTCCACGAGGATCCGCAGGTCCTGCACTACGGCCGCCCCGGTACCGGCTTCACCCTGGAGGCGGGCATGACCATCACCATCGAGCCGATGATCAACGCCGGCCGCCGCGAGACCAAACTGCTCAAGGACCAGTGGACGGTGGTGACCAAGGACCACAGCCTCTCGGCGCAATGGGAGCACACCCTGCTGGTCACCGAGACCGGCTACGAAATCTTCACCCTCTCGCCTCGGGACGCCTGA
- the rpsB gene encoding 30S ribosomal protein S2, producing the protein MAKVTMRQMLEAGVHFGHQTRYWNPQMRPYIFGERNKIHIINLEKTLPLYNEATNFLGKLASQGGRIMIVGTKRSARKAVAEEAQRCGMPYVDHRWLGGMLTNFRTVKQSIRRLKDLEGQEQDGTFNKLGKKEVLMLRREMDKLNRSLGGIKNMEGLPDALFVIDTGFEKIAVQEAKKLGIPVVAVVDTNHSPREIDYVIPGNDDAISAIQLYLRGVADAVIDARSAAVKPAAADSDEFVEVAEAANATTEAKSGASE; encoded by the coding sequence ATGGCTAAAGTCACCATGCGCCAGATGCTGGAAGCCGGCGTGCATTTCGGTCACCAGACCCGCTACTGGAACCCGCAGATGCGCCCCTACATCTTCGGTGAGCGCAACAAGATCCACATCATCAACCTCGAAAAGACGCTGCCTCTTTATAATGAGGCCACCAACTTCCTGGGCAAGCTCGCCTCCCAGGGTGGTCGCATCATGATCGTGGGCACCAAGCGTTCCGCCCGCAAGGCAGTGGCCGAAGAGGCCCAGCGCTGCGGCATGCCGTACGTGGATCATCGCTGGCTCGGCGGTATGCTGACCAACTTCCGCACCGTCAAGCAGTCCATTCGCCGGCTGAAGGATCTGGAAGGCCAGGAGCAGGACGGCACCTTCAACAAGCTGGGCAAGAAGGAAGTGCTGATGCTCCGTCGCGAGATGGACAAGCTCAACCGCAGCCTGGGCGGCATCAAGAACATGGAAGGCCTGCCGGACGCCTTGTTCGTCATCGACACCGGTTTCGAGAAGATCGCGGTGCAGGAAGCGAAGAAGCTGGGCATTCCCGTAGTGGCCGTGGTGGATACCAACCACTCCCCGCGCGAGATCGACTACGTGATCCCGGGCAATGACGACGCGATCAGCGCCATCCAGCTGTACCTGCGCGGTGTGGCCGATGCGGTGATCGATGCGCGCAGCGCCGCCGTCAAGCCGGCCGCCGCCGACAGCGACGAGTTCGTCGAGGTGGCCGAGGCCGCCAACGCCACGACGGAAGCGAAGAGCGGAGCGTCCGAGTAA
- the glnD gene encoding [protein-PII] uridylyltransferase — translation MCPQTPSDPALFDGQSFDIALKGGTAPIALFRNALKEGDRTLAQRFTEGVSAADLVPRRAWLVDELLRRAWRLCEPSTEAALCAVGGYGRGELHPGSDVDIMVLLPEGGETAAEGLEQFITFLWDIGLEVGHSVRTLADCVRESEADITVATNLMESRLLAGKPALYQAMREDTGPARLWASRDFFRAKWEEQLARHAKYEDTAYNLEPNIKEGPGGLRDIQMVGWVAKRHFGAETLHDLVGHGFLTESEHQSLAKGQEYLWNVRFALHTLAGRREDRLLFDHQIRLAEQFGYQDQEHNLAVEQFMQRYFRVVMGLSRLNEMLLQLFQEAILYADDDEAPVVLNKRFQARRGFLEVTHSNVFKRYPFALLEVFLLMQQHPELKGVRASTIRLIRQYRNLVDARFRRDLRARSLFMEIMRQPQGITHEMRRMHRYGVLARYIPAFGQITGRMQYDLFHAYTVDSHTLMLLRNLRRFAIPKHAHEFPLCSTIMNRLPKPELLYLAALFHDIAKGRGGDHSVLGAEDAYTFCAEHGLSSYDARLVAWLVRNHLLMSMTAQRKDIADPQVINDFARQVGDHIHLDYLYLLTVSDIRSTNPSLWNSWKDSLLAELYSSTKRALRRGLGDPMGDQELIRETQTHARHRLRARGLHHMTVRSIWRRFTDDYFLRYSAEEIAWHTAAIAKARPQDLPLVLINPRGPRGGTEVFVYTRDVGHVFALTASTLDQLNLDIQDARIITTDGGYTLDSYLVLDEQGEPVTERGRVEEIALRLRDALQDTERLPQPSTRPLPRRLRHFRTATQLSFSNDVRSHHTVLELITGDRPGLLSRVGYAFTTCDIRLKNAKITTIGERAEDVFFITDDAGRPISDPRQFECLRGALDELLGGEGTQLTSQSGAHQPALPPTAEEGGDERTG, via the coding sequence ATGTGCCCGCAAACCCCTTCGGACCCGGCCCTGTTCGACGGCCAGAGCTTCGATATCGCGCTGAAGGGGGGCACCGCGCCCATCGCCCTGTTCCGCAATGCACTGAAGGAAGGCGACCGGACACTGGCCCAGCGCTTCACCGAAGGGGTGTCAGCCGCGGACCTGGTGCCGCGACGCGCCTGGTTGGTGGATGAGTTGCTGCGCCGGGCCTGGCGGCTGTGCGAGCCCTCCACCGAGGCGGCCCTGTGCGCTGTGGGCGGTTACGGGCGCGGCGAGCTGCACCCGGGCTCCGATGTGGACATCATGGTGTTGCTGCCCGAGGGCGGTGAAACCGCCGCCGAGGGGCTGGAGCAATTCATCACTTTCCTCTGGGACATCGGCCTGGAAGTGGGCCACAGCGTGCGCACCCTGGCCGACTGCGTGCGCGAATCCGAAGCCGATATCACCGTCGCCACCAATCTGATGGAATCCCGCCTGCTGGCGGGTAAGCCGGCCTTGTATCAGGCCATGCGCGAGGACACCGGCCCCGCGCGACTGTGGGCGAGCCGGGATTTCTTCCGCGCCAAGTGGGAAGAGCAACTCGCGCGCCACGCCAAGTACGAGGACACGGCCTACAACCTGGAGCCCAACATCAAGGAGGGCCCGGGCGGGCTACGCGACATCCAGATGGTGGGCTGGGTGGCCAAGCGCCATTTCGGCGCCGAAACCCTGCACGACCTGGTGGGCCACGGCTTTCTCACCGAGAGCGAACATCAGTCGCTGGCCAAGGGGCAGGAGTACCTGTGGAACGTGCGCTTCGCCCTGCACACCCTGGCCGGGCGGCGCGAAGACCGGCTGCTGTTCGATCACCAGATCCGCCTGGCGGAGCAGTTCGGCTACCAGGACCAGGAGCACAACCTGGCGGTGGAGCAGTTCATGCAGCGCTACTTCCGGGTGGTGATGGGCCTGAGCCGGCTCAACGAGATGCTGCTGCAGCTCTTCCAGGAGGCGATCCTCTACGCCGATGACGACGAAGCGCCTGTGGTGTTGAACAAACGCTTCCAGGCCCGGCGCGGCTTCCTGGAGGTCACCCATTCAAACGTCTTCAAGCGCTATCCCTTCGCCCTGCTGGAGGTGTTCCTGTTGATGCAGCAACACCCGGAGCTGAAGGGCGTGCGCGCCTCCACCATCCGACTGATCCGCCAGTACCGCAACCTGGTGGATGCGCGCTTTCGGCGCGATCTGCGCGCCCGCAGCCTGTTCATGGAGATCATGCGCCAGCCCCAGGGCATCACCCACGAGATGCGGCGCATGCACCGCTACGGTGTGCTGGCACGCTACATCCCGGCCTTCGGCCAGATCACCGGGCGCATGCAGTACGATCTGTTCCACGCTTACACGGTGGATTCCCACACCCTGATGCTGTTGCGCAACCTGCGCCGCTTCGCCATCCCCAAGCACGCCCACGAATTCCCCCTGTGCAGCACCATCATGAACCGGCTGCCCAAGCCGGAGCTGCTGTACCTGGCCGCCCTGTTCCACGACATCGCCAAGGGCCGCGGCGGGGACCACTCGGTGCTGGGCGCCGAGGACGCTTACACCTTCTGCGCCGAGCACGGCCTGAGCAGCTACGATGCGCGTCTGGTGGCCTGGCTGGTGCGCAACCACCTGCTCATGTCCATGACCGCCCAGCGCAAGGACATCGCCGACCCTCAGGTCATCAACGACTTTGCCCGCCAGGTGGGCGACCACATACACCTGGATTACCTGTACCTGCTCACGGTCTCGGACATCCGCTCCACCAACCCCTCGCTGTGGAACTCCTGGAAGGATTCCCTGCTCGCCGAGCTCTACAGCAGCACCAAGCGTGCCCTGCGCCGGGGCCTGGGCGACCCCATGGGCGATCAGGAATTGATCCGCGAGACCCAGACCCACGCCCGTCACCGCCTGAGGGCCCGCGGGCTGCACCACATGACCGTGCGCAGCATCTGGCGACGCTTCACCGATGACTACTTCCTGCGCTACTCCGCCGAGGAGATCGCCTGGCACACCGCCGCCATCGCCAAGGCCCGCCCCCAGGATCTGCCGCTGGTGCTGATCAACCCCCGCGGCCCCCGCGGCGGCACCGAGGTCTTCGTCTACACCCGCGATGTGGGACATGTGTTCGCGCTCACGGCATCGACCCTGGACCAGTTGAATCTGGACATCCAGGACGCGCGCATCATCACCACCGACGGCGGCTACACCCTGGACAGCTACCTGGTGCTGGACGAGCAGGGCGAACCGGTGACCGAGCGCGGGCGGGTGGAAGAGATCGCCCTGCGCCTGCGCGATGCGCTTCAGGACACCGAGCGCCTGCCCCAGCCCTCCACCCGGCCGCTGCCCCGGCGGCTGCGGCATTTCCGCACCGCCACCCAGCTCAGCTTCAGCAATGACGTGCGCAGCCACCACACGGTGCTGGAGCTGATAACCGGGGACCGGCCCGGCCTGCTCTCGCGGGTGGGGTATGCGTTCACCACCTGCGATATACGGCTGAAGAACGCCAAGATCACCACCATCGGCGAGCGAGCCGAGGACGTGTTCTTCATCACCGATGACGCGGGCCGCCCCATCTCCGACCCCCGGCAGTTCGAATGCCTGCGCGGCGCGCTGGATGAACTGCTGGGTGGCGAAGGCACGCAGCTCACCTCGCAAAGCGGCGCCCACCAGCCGGCTCTCCCCCCCACGGCCGAGGAAGGCGGCGACGAGCGCACGGGCTGA
- the uppS gene encoding polyprenyl diphosphate synthase, with the protein MGDDGKQAAPGATPRHVAIIMDGNGRWAQARGRPRQAGHKAGVDSVRAVLEACAKHQVTCLTLFAFSSENWKRPGTEVKLLMQLFQRTLEREARRLHKNGIRLRFIGDRARFSAPLRQAMDEAEALTRGNEGLYLNIAVSYGGRWDAATAARRIAERVARGELTPEQVDETLFAREVSLADLPEPDLFIRTGGERRISNFLLWQLAYTELYFTDRLWPDFREQAFEAALQDFRCRQRRFGLTSEQLVETEQHA; encoded by the coding sequence ATGGGTGACGATGGCAAGCAAGCAGCGCCGGGCGCGACGCCGCGTCATGTGGCGATCATCATGGATGGCAACGGCCGTTGGGCCCAGGCGCGGGGCCGGCCGCGACAGGCCGGCCACAAGGCCGGCGTGGACTCGGTGCGCGCCGTGCTGGAAGCCTGCGCCAAGCACCAGGTTACCTGTCTGACCCTGTTCGCCTTCAGCAGCGAGAACTGGAAACGCCCGGGCACCGAGGTGAAGCTGCTGATGCAGCTGTTCCAGCGCACCCTGGAGCGCGAGGCCAGGCGCCTGCACAAGAACGGCATCCGTCTGCGCTTCATCGGCGACAGGGCGCGGTTTTCCGCCCCCCTGCGCCAGGCCATGGACGAGGCGGAAGCCCTCACGCGGGGCAACGAGGGTCTGTATCTGAACATCGCCGTGAGCTACGGCGGGCGTTGGGATGCGGCCACTGCCGCCCGGCGCATCGCCGAGCGGGTGGCCCGGGGGGAGCTCACGCCCGAGCAGGTGGACGAAACCCTTTTCGCCCGGGAAGTCTCCCTGGCGGATCTGCCCGAACCGGATCTGTTCATCCGCACCGGCGGGGAGCGGCGCATCAGCAACTTCCTGCTCTGGCAACTGGCCTACACCGAGCTTTATTTCACCGACCGCTTGTGGCCGGATTTCCGCGAGCAGGCCTTTGAAGCGGCCCTGCAGGATTTCCGCTGCCGGCAACGGCGCTTCGGTCTGACCTCGGAACAACTCGTGGAAACGGAGCAGCATGCTTAA
- the frr gene encoding ribosome recycling factor yields the protein MIEDIKKDAGSRMKKAVEVLQQELTKVRTGRAHTSLLDHITVEYYGSTVPLSQVANVAVGDSRMLTVTPWEKTMIAPVEKAIMSSDLGLTPSSAGNVIRVPLPPLTEERRRDLIKVVRGEAEQARVAIRNVRRDANSTIKDLLKEKEISEDDARRAEESIQKLTDAQVAEVDSVLERKEKELLEI from the coding sequence GTGATAGAAGACATCAAGAAAGACGCGGGCTCCCGGATGAAAAAGGCCGTGGAAGTACTCCAGCAGGAATTGACCAAGGTGCGCACCGGGCGTGCCCACACCAGCCTGCTCGATCACATCACGGTGGAGTACTACGGCAGCACCGTGCCGCTGAGCCAGGTGGCCAACGTCGCGGTGGGGGATTCCCGCATGCTGACCGTCACCCCCTGGGAGAAGACCATGATCGCGCCGGTGGAGAAGGCGATCATGAGCTCCGATCTGGGGCTGACCCCGAGCAGCGCCGGCAACGTCATTCGCGTGCCCTTGCCGCCGCTCACCGAAGAGCGCCGTCGGGACCTGATCAAGGTGGTGCGTGGCGAGGCGGAGCAGGCCCGGGTCGCTATCCGCAACGTGCGCCGTGACGCCAATTCCACCATCAAGGATCTGCTCAAGGAAAAGGAAATCTCCGAGGACGACGCCCGTCGTGCCGAGGAGTCGATCCAGAAGCTCACCGACGCCCAGGTGGCCGAGGTGGATAGCGTACTGGAGCGCAAGGAAAAGGAACTCCTCGAGATCTGA
- a CDS encoding phosphatidate cytidylyltransferase yields the protein MLKARLITALTLAPLFLWAVLFWSSNALSVFFAAIMLLAGWEWSRLIPGLSARLPQALFLLLLIVLMVLAHRYLATTAQPWPPLLPAALGWVLVLPWMHSFSAGRGAALGPVAGALVGVLVLLPPWLALIWLHLMGGWYWLFLLLLLITSADIGAYFAGRRFGRRKLAPRVSPGKTWEGLLGGLVLALVAMSIAHGLFGRGELNYAVLLPVGLVTVLFSVVGDLFESMIKRQRGVKDSSALLPGHGGVLDRVDSITAAAPWFALGLMWGQAVF from the coding sequence ATGCTTAAGGCGCGCCTCATCACCGCATTGACCCTGGCGCCGCTGTTCCTCTGGGCGGTACTGTTCTGGTCCAGCAACGCGCTGAGCGTATTCTTCGCGGCGATCATGCTGCTGGCGGGCTGGGAATGGTCCCGCCTGATCCCCGGCCTGTCCGCGCGCCTGCCCCAGGCGCTGTTTCTGCTGCTGCTCATCGTTCTGATGGTGCTGGCGCACCGCTACCTGGCCACCACCGCGCAGCCTTGGCCGCCGCTGCTGCCCGCGGCGCTGGGCTGGGTGCTGGTACTGCCCTGGATGCACAGCTTCAGCGCCGGCCGCGGTGCGGCGCTGGGGCCTGTTGCCGGCGCCCTGGTGGGCGTACTGGTGCTGCTGCCGCCCTGGCTGGCCTTGATCTGGCTGCATTTGATGGGGGGCTGGTACTGGTTGTTCCTGCTGCTGCTGCTCATCACCAGCGCCGATATCGGCGCGTATTTCGCCGGTCGACGCTTCGGGCGGCGCAAGCTTGCCCCGCGGGTGAGTCCGGGCAAGACCTGGGAAGGCCTGCTGGGTGGGCTGGTTCTGGCGCTGGTGGCGATGAGCATCGCCCATGGGCTGTTCGGGCGCGGCGAGCTGAATTACGCGGTGCTGCTGCCGGTGGGCCTGGTCACCGTGCTGTTCTCCGTGGTGGGGGATCTGTTCGAGAGCATGATCAAGCGTCAGCGGGGCGTGAAGGACAGCAGCGCCCTGTTGCCCGGCCACGGTGGTGTGCTGGACCGGGTGGACAGCATCACCGCCGCCGCGCCCTGGTTTGCCCTGGGCTTGATGTGGGGGCAGGCTGTCTTCTGA
- the dapC gene encoding succinyldiaminopimelate transaminase: protein MNPHLDELLPYPFERLAALKQGEAVQTRAPHISLAIGEPKHPTPALITDALCAAAPQGLGRYPATRGQPELRAGIARWLENRYRLTGLDPERQVLPVNGTREALFAFAQTVVQGGAAAKVLMPNPGYQIYEGAALLAGARPYYLACGPQNGYLPDLDAVPEAVWDDCQLIYLCSPGNPTGAVLPAEQYRRLLELADRHDFVIASDECYSELYSDEQAPPPGLLQVCAELGRHDYARCVVFHSLSKRSSAPGLRSGFVAGDAELLRAFLLYRTYHGGAMAEHVQQASIAAWADEAHVAENRRLYREKFAAVDRILRGVLDYRLPEAGFYLWPRTPIADTDFALGLYREQNVTVLPGSFLSREAHGSVPGANHVRIALVADYEECVAAAERLRAYVNSL, encoded by the coding sequence ATGAACCCCCATCTGGACGAATTGCTGCCCTACCCCTTCGAGCGCCTGGCCGCGCTGAAGCAGGGTGAGGCGGTTCAAACCCGCGCCCCGCACATCAGCCTGGCAATCGGCGAGCCCAAGCACCCCACGCCCGCACTGATCACCGACGCCCTGTGCGCCGCCGCCCCACAGGGGCTGGGCCGCTACCCCGCCACCCGCGGCCAGCCCGAGCTGCGCGCCGGGATTGCCCGTTGGCTGGAGAATCGCTATCGGCTCACGGGCCTGGATCCGGAGCGGCAGGTACTGCCGGTCAACGGCACCCGCGAGGCCCTGTTCGCCTTCGCTCAGACCGTCGTCCAGGGGGGGGCGGCGGCGAAGGTGCTGATGCCCAACCCCGGCTACCAGATCTACGAGGGCGCGGCCCTGCTCGCCGGCGCCCGCCCGTATTATCTGGCTTGCGGCCCGCAGAACGGTTATCTGCCGGATCTGGACGCGGTGCCGGAGGCGGTCTGGGACGACTGCCAGCTCATTTATCTCTGCAGCCCCGGCAACCCCACCGGCGCGGTGCTGCCGGCCGAGCAGTATCGACGCCTGCTGGAACTGGCGGATCGGCATGATTTCGTGATCGCCTCCGACGAGTGCTACTCCGAGCTCTACAGCGACGAGCAGGCACCGCCCCCGGGGCTGCTGCAGGTCTGCGCGGAGCTTGGCCGGCACGACTACGCCCGCTGCGTGGTCTTCCACAGCCTGTCCAAGCGCTCCAGCGCCCCGGGGCTGCGCTCCGGCTTCGTGGCGGGCGATGCCGAACTGCTGCGCGCCTTCCTGCTCTACCGCACCTATCACGGTGGGGCCATGGCGGAGCACGTGCAGCAGGCGAGCATCGCCGCCTGGGCGGACGAGGCACACGTGGCGGAGAACCGTCGCCTGTACCGGGAGAAGTTCGCGGCGGTGGACCGTATCCTGCGCGGCGTGCTGGACTACCGCCTGCCCGAAGCGGGCTTTTATCTCTGGCCCCGCACACCGATCGCCGATACCGATTTCGCCCTGGGCCTGTACCGCGAGCAGAACGTCACCGTGCTACCCGGCAGTTTCCTCTCCCGGGAGGCTCACGGCAGCGTGCCGGGTGCCAACCATGTGCGCATCGCCCTGGTGGCCGACTACGAGGAATGCGTGGCCGCCGCCGAGCGGCTTCGCGCTTACGTCAACAGTTTGTGA
- a CDS encoding ArsC family reductase — protein MTTLYGIKNCDTVRKARRWLDARGVDYRFHDLRADGLSAEQTARWCEACGWEQVLNRRGTTWRQLDGALKATADAANAPALLAEHPTLIKRPVLEHADRIRVGFNEADYSTLFGEDTPPNPPAP, from the coding sequence ATGACCACCCTTTACGGCATCAAGAACTGCGATACCGTGCGCAAGGCCCGGCGCTGGCTGGACGCGCGCGGCGTGGACTACCGCTTCCACGATCTGCGCGCTGACGGCCTGAGCGCCGAGCAGACCGCGCGCTGGTGCGAGGCCTGCGGCTGGGAGCAAGTGCTGAACCGCCGCGGCACCACCTGGCGTCAATTGGACGGGGCGCTGAAGGCCACCGCCGACGCCGCCAACGCCCCTGCTCTGCTCGCCGAGCACCCCACCCTGATCAAGCGCCCCGTGCTGGAACACGCCGACCGCATCCGCGTAGGCTTCAACGAGGCCGACTACAGCACGCTGTTCGGCGAGGACACCCCGCCGAACCCGCCCGCCCCGTAG
- the tsf gene encoding translation elongation factor Ts — MAITAAQVKELRERTGAGMMECKKALVETDGDIEAAAEHMRKKGLAKADKKAGRVAAEGAIVAVVSDDAKSGALVEVNSETDFVSGSDDFQGFASAVAQRVLEDKPADVDALSALALDGDKDVNTVRTELVAKIGENIQIRRFARFETEAGQVSYYLHGARIGVMLELEGGHAGLARDIAMHIAATKPLCVSEDEVPAEERQKEKDILIAQAKDSGKPAEIVEKMVEGRIRKWLAEITLVGQPFVKDPDQTVGKLLKDAGAKVVRFVRLEVGEGIEKKQENFADEVMAQVRGS; from the coding sequence ATGGCGATTACCGCTGCTCAGGTTAAAGAACTCCGCGAGCGCACCGGCGCTGGCATGATGGAGTGCAAGAAGGCGCTGGTGGAAACCGATGGCGACATCGAGGCCGCCGCCGAGCACATGCGCAAGAAGGGCCTGGCCAAGGCCGACAAGAAGGCCGGCCGCGTGGCCGCCGAAGGGGCCATCGTGGCCGTGGTCAGCGATGACGCGAAGAGCGGCGCGCTGGTCGAAGTGAACAGCGAAACCGACTTCGTCTCCGGCAGTGACGACTTCCAGGGTTTTGCCAGCGCCGTCGCTCAGCGCGTGCTGGAAGACAAGCCCGCCGACGTGGACGCGCTCAGCGCCCTGGCCCTGGACGGCGACAAGGACGTGAACACCGTGCGCACCGAGCTGGTGGCGAAGATCGGTGAGAACATCCAGATCCGTCGTTTCGCGCGCTTCGAAACCGAGGCCGGCCAGGTCAGCTACTACCTACACGGCGCCCGCATCGGCGTGATGCTGGAGCTGGAAGGCGGCCACGCCGGGCTGGCCCGTGACATCGCCATGCACATCGCGGCCACCAAGCCCCTGTGTGTGAGCGAGGATGAAGTGCCCGCCGAGGAGCGCCAGAAGGAGAAGGACATCCTCATCGCCCAGGCGAAGGATTCCGGCAAGCCCGCCGAGATCGTCGAGAAGATGGTCGAGGGGCGTATCCGCAAGTGGCTGGCGGAGATCACCCTGGTGGGGCAGCCCTTCGTCAAGGACCCGGACCAGACCGTGGGCAAGCTGCTCAAGGATGCCGGCGCCAAGGTGGTGCGTTTCGTGCGCCTGGAAGTGGGCGAAGGCATCGAGAAGAAGCAGGAGAACTTCGCCGACGAGGTGATGGCGCAGGTGCGCGGCTCCTGA
- the pyrH gene encoding UMP kinase translates to MSKPAYKRILLKLSGEALMGDGEYGIAPAVIRRLADEIREVRGLGVEVALVIGGGNIFRGAGLAAEGMDRVTGDHMGMLATVINALALQDALERKGVFTRVMSAIKINQVCEDYIRRRAIRHLEKGRVVVFAAGTGNPFFTTDSAASLRAIEVGADLMLKATKVDGVYTSDPMKDADARRYDKLTYDDVLDQRLNVMDATAIVLCRDHNMRIMVFDMTQPGALVQACCGENVGTIVERD, encoded by the coding sequence ATGAGCAAACCCGCATACAAACGGATCCTGCTCAAGCTCAGCGGCGAGGCGCTGATGGGTGACGGCGAGTACGGCATCGCGCCGGCCGTCATCCGTCGGCTCGCCGATGAAATCCGCGAGGTGCGGGGGCTGGGCGTGGAGGTGGCGCTGGTGATCGGTGGCGGGAACATCTTCCGCGGCGCCGGTCTTGCCGCCGAAGGCATGGACCGGGTCACCGGCGATCACATGGGCATGCTGGCCACCGTGATCAACGCCCTGGCGCTGCAGGATGCCCTGGAGCGCAAGGGTGTGTTCACACGGGTGATGTCCGCGATCAAGATCAACCAGGTCTGCGAGGATTACATCCGCCGGCGCGCCATACGGCATCTGGAGAAGGGCCGGGTGGTGGTGTTCGCCGCCGGCACCGGAAACCCCTTCTTCACCACCGATTCCGCGGCCAGCCTGCGGGCCATCGAGGTGGGCGCGGATCTGATGCTCAAGGCCACCAAGGTGGACGGCGTCTATACGTCCGATCCGATGAAGGACGCGGATGCCCGGCGCTACGACAAGCTCACCTATGACGATGTCCTGGATCAGCGGCTGAACGTGATGGATGCCACCGCGATCGTGCTGTGCCGGGATCACAACATGCGCATCATGGTGTTCGACATGACCCAGCCCGGCGCGCTGGTACAGGCGTGCTGCGGCGAGAATGTGGGAACCATCGTGGAGAGGGACTAG
- the dapD gene encoding 2,3,4,5-tetrahydropyridine-2,6-dicarboxylate N-succinyltransferase, producing MADLQTVIEQAFEKRAELNPAAAPAEVREAVEEALALLDSGRARVAEKRDGDWQVNQWLKKAVLLSFRLNDNGVMRGGVTNFFDKVPLKYADYNSEQFREGGVRVVPPAMARRGSYIAPGAVLMPSYVNIGAYVDEGTMVDTWATVGSCAQIGKNVHLSGGAGIGGVLEPLQANPTIIEDNCFIGARSEVVEGVIVEEGAVISMGVFIGQSTKIYNRETGEISYGRVPAGSVVVPGSLPAEDGSHSLACAVIIKQVDARTRSKVGLNELLRP from the coding sequence ATGGCAGACCTGCAGACGGTCATTGAACAGGCCTTCGAGAAGCGCGCCGAGCTGAACCCCGCCGCCGCCCCCGCCGAGGTGCGCGAGGCGGTGGAAGAGGCCCTGGCGCTGCTGGATTCCGGGCGCGCCCGGGTAGCCGAGAAGCGCGACGGCGACTGGCAGGTCAACCAGTGGCTGAAGAAAGCCGTGCTGCTCTCCTTCCGTCTCAACGACAACGGTGTGATGCGCGGCGGCGTGACCAACTTCTTCGACAAGGTCCCGCTCAAGTACGCCGACTACAACAGCGAGCAATTCCGCGAGGGCGGCGTCCGGGTGGTGCCCCCGGCCATGGCCCGTCGCGGCAGCTACATCGCCCCGGGCGCGGTGCTGATGCCCTCCTATGTGAACATCGGCGCCTACGTGGATGAAGGCACCATGGTGGACACCTGGGCCACCGTCGGTTCCTGCGCGCAGATCGGCAAGAACGTGCATCTGTCCGGCGGCGCGGGCATCGGCGGCGTGCTGGAGCCGCTGCAGGCCAACCCCACCATCATCGAGGACAACTGCTTCATCGGCGCCCGCTCCGAGGTCGTCGAGGGCGTGATCGTCGAGGAAGGCGCGGTGATTTCCATGGGCGTGTTCATCGGCCAGAGCACCAAGATCTACAACCGCGAAACCGGCGAGATCAGCTATGGCCGCGTGCCCGCCGGCTCCGTGGTGGTACCCGGCAGCCTGCCCGCCGAGGACGGCAGCCACAGCCTGGCCTGCGCGGTGATCATCAAGCAGGTGGACGCCCGTACCCGCAGCAAGGTCGGCCTGAACGAACTGCTGCGGCCTTAA